In Dryobates pubescens isolate bDryPub1 chromosome 15, bDryPub1.pri, whole genome shotgun sequence, the following proteins share a genomic window:
- the RERGL gene encoding ras-related and estrogen-regulated growth inhibitor-like protein produces MAEVKLAVLGGTGAGKSALAVRYLTRRFIGEYASNAECIYTKHLCLDGRQIHLEIYDPCSQPQQGNLSLTDKLHWADGFIIVYDISDRASFAFAKALLYRIRESHVGACKKMNESSVFLVGNKQDLCHMREVGWDEGQKLAKDNKCQFCELSAAEHYQEVVTMFTKVLKNITLNFKVKDKRRLSGSKSMAKLINNVFGKRRKSV; encoded by the exons ATGGCCGAAGTAAAGCTGGCAGTGCTAGGCGGTACCGGAGCCGGCAAGTCGG CGCTGGCGGTGCGGTACCTGACCAGGCGCTTCATCGGGGAGTACGCGTCCAACGCCG AATGCATCTACACTAAACACCTGTGCCTGGATGGGAGGCAGATACACTTGGAAATTTATGACCCTTGTTCACAG CCACAGCAGGGGAACCTCTCCCTCACAGACAAGCTCCACTGGGCTGATGGATTTATTATTGTTTACGACATCAGTGACAGAGCATCATTTGCATTTGCAAAAGCACTGCTGTACAGGATCCGAGAGTCTCACGTAGGAGCTTGTAAAAA AATGAATGAGTCGTCAGTATTTTTAGTTGGCAATAAACAGGATTTATGCCACATGAGGGAAGTTGGCTGGGATGAAGGACAGAAGCTGGCAAAAGATAACAAGTGCCAATTCTGTGAACTGTCTGCAGCAGAACATTATCAAGAAGTTGTGACAATGTTCACAAAAGTCCTGAAGAATATCACATTGAATTTCAAAGTCAAGGACAAGAGACGCCTAAGTGGATCGAAGTCAATGGCCAAGTTAATCAACAATGTGTtcggaaaaagaaggaaatctgtgtaa